The sequence GACTTCATGGTTGTGTAGATGTTGGACCTGACCACACCATGGGGCTGTGGGCCAACCTCCATAGCTGCAGAAGATGGAGTCATGTAGACAAACAGCAGAGATCACTGACTATTTCCAACATCTATCGAATCAATATTGGAAGAAAAATAACTCATACCAAATCCATGTTTTCCGACTGAATCGAGGGAGTACGATTCTTTAGATGTGACatcataatgaatatatctgactGGTGTGTCTGGAATCTGCCTCTGAAAGTGACATCAGGCTAAAAGTTAGACATGTTTTAGAAAGGTTTACTACTGAACTCACTTACGCTCAGTTAAGAAAAAGTAAAGGTAGTGGCTGCTTACAAaacaaaatatacttttttagccaagtacccccaactcttgcttcagaatttttgattgaaaaaaattaggcaaaatttgttcctgtgccaaagatgtCTGTCTTTGTAAACAAGCAACatttatatacaacatatattttctataatatatatataaaaaaacacattttttaaaagtaaatgtTGTGccttctttcattgataagaaaaataaacaaattggtcattaattaataaatgaacctttcatcaacaaaaaataatatttagcaactcaaataaactcatttgaataatataaaatacaaatgttcttaaaatgttaccaaagcttaaacaagatgattgacaataaaactactatataaatgtatttattgttttttatatttcagtattaattctcattatttattttgtattcggtacatgatgacttacttAATGTCTTTTTCCCCAAAAAAATGTCAAgcaccccctgggcttcttctaaGTACGCCTGGGGGTAGGTGTaacccactttgggaacccctggctTAAGGGAATTAAGTGCAATCTTATCAGTTCCATACCTGTTACtatctgttttgtgtatttgttattagaagaggtaaaaatatatcACAACACTGTAATAACATAATGACCTGTAAATAACAACacctccaaattttctctttagtTTTAATgtggttaaattacattatgaaaatgtatagttttttgtaAATTAGATTTGCAAaccatattttaaataaatgtaaataacctgaacaaatatgagcaacctgaaatgtcttaagacaagtaagtacaatttgaacaatattctgcctgttactaaatgtttggtggatttgtagatgcactgtgatctgtaagttgtaatgcacacgtgtaaataataaactgaggcataatattgttaaaattacactaaaacaaacaaaaaatgttggagttaggttgtttaggtctttgagcaTTTCTGAGGGGAAAGTTTTACGCAGAATGAAGCATTATAATGTCTAATCAAGAGCCAAATGGATGCAAATAACGTTAAATGTACATTAAAGTTAAATTGTACATGAAATGTAGTGAATGGTGCATATAAAATGTTGCTGGTTTCTGTTTCTACACATCATGGATCAACACTGATCATGGTATAACTCTGAGGTGAAGGCTTACAGTTTTTCTCGTcccaagaaactgcattttaatgaTACTTTGATGATTATGAAGCTATTTCTGTACAAGAAAACATCTATGACATTTTTTTTcgtgtgtgtgttcattgtgttcatCTACTATGAGCCATTTATACCTTTTATTTAAATCTTGGAACAATGAGAGTTGTGTTATTGagtaataaaatacataaaaaccaacaaaatgatAATCAGTATTAATGATGAATATTCTGAATGGATAATATTCcatgaaatcaaatcaaagtttatttatgtagcactttacaacaacataaagaagcccaaagtgctttacatctaaaagcacgattaaattataagatagaaacaggttaatcaagtatcATAAagatgtgttttcagtcattaatttgatttgatttattcttAAAGTTATACAACTTCTTGTGGTaacttccaaatacatttttctctacatgTAATCTTTCCAAAGGGATTTATAGTAATATTATGAtgtgcattttgcatttgttttttgtgggtttttttgtgaaaatcgtgtattttcctatatataatttactgatcatgttcacaaaagagtacattcaaaggttattacatcaaaacaaagaaaactgaggaaaataaacagaaaattttGGGCTTactattatttacaggttattatgttagtattttactggtccaacccacttgagatcatattgggctgattTCAAATGACTCCCCCCCCCCCGGTCTAAGCCATGGGTTCTTGCCTGGAGGTGTCTGAATATGTGCATGCAGATCCAGTCGTGGTCGGAGTATGTGATGAGGCTCAGGCCCATGTTGGCGGTGGTGTTGTGGAGGTCACAGATCAGGTCCATGGCCCCAGCGCTGCCTTTGGGGCCCAGCATGGCGTTCAGCTCTCGGGCTCTTCTCATCTCGTAGGGGGTTTTGTCTAACGTGGGCCCACTGGAGAACAGAGACACAGCCCGAGACGTTTACAGCGTCACGACAACGTTATTACCACATCATGAGCGTCTTACATCAGGCAGGCGTGGGTGAAGCAGCGGTTGAGGTCGGTGTCGATGTATCTGAGGCACTGCTGCATGGCCCGAGGGTTGGAGAGCACCAGCAGCACCGACATCGCCcctccatcctcatcctcctcttccttcttcttcttcttctttacctTCAGCAGCTCTCTCACCAAATAAACCCCGGACAGCTCGTTACCATGGGTACCACCACACACAGCGACCCGGGACAACCTTGGCAACCTCTCCACCTCTTCCACCTCcatctgtctgacagcagcacaaacactgatgCACCTGCTCTGGTCTTTCATCAACAATGACACGCATTCATCAGTGATActttatatttaacccttaaagtaggggtgtcaaactcatttttttccaggggccacattcagcccaatttaatccgaagtgggccggaccagtcaaatactggcATGTTAGCCATTaagtaatggcaactccaaattgttttagtgcaaaaaataatattcaattatgccaatattgatatttacaaactatccaaacaaaaaggatgtgaataacttgtaaaaaatgaaatttgttaagaaatatatgtacaattttatcaatattctgcctcgacttatcatttatacatttgcattacagatcagatctacaaaggcacaaaacatttagtaacaggcagaatattgttaaaattgcacttaattttctttagacatttcaggttgttcatatttgttctggttatttacattttattgttacaggatagtttgttaatgtaaatattctcttttttttttttttttttgcactaaatcaaagagaaaaaattggtgttgtcattattaataggttattatgatattattgttgagtttgatgccctaacttgcactttgcaaattcatcctgcgggccggattggaacctttggcgggctggttttggcccccgggccacatgtttgacacctgtgcctttaAGTCATACGACCATTTTTGTGATAACCTCCAAATTAACCTTttctatgtgattttttttttttttaacatttattttaatattatcctctgcagtttACGTTTTGAAGTGAaatgtcataaaagctcagaggaacaTTCAGGGAAAATGGAAGTCTGTCCGTCTTGAAATtagaaaaattctcaaaactgaCATTGATCTTGATCCTCTATCTCTTCTCCTTGGCTTACCAAA comes from Sphaeramia orbicularis chromosome 18, fSphaOr1.1, whole genome shotgun sequence and encodes:
- the LOC115438267 gene encoding N-acyl-aromatic-L-amino acid amidohydrolase (carboxylate-forming) B-like, which translates into the protein MEVEEVERLPRLSRVAVCGGTHGNELSGVYLVRELLKVKKKKKKEEEDEDGGAMSVLLVLSNPRAMQQCLRYIDTDLNRCFTHACLIGPTLDKTPYEMRRARELNAMLGPKGSAGAMDLICDLHNTTANMGLSLITYSDHDWICMHIFRHLQRQIPDTPVRYIHYDVTSKESYSLDSVGKHGFAMEVGPQPHGVVRSNIYTTMKSGVQYMLDWVHFFNSGVIFDGGFMDVFTVVKHIDYPRDGETHNITAAIHPQLQDRDFCLLRPGDPLFQTFSGETLRYTGSEPLYPFFINESAYYEKGIALCLARKRRVKIPSVRVQTEEEERQNEQRYTSEEEE